From a region of the Helianthus annuus cultivar XRQ/B chromosome 5, HanXRQr2.0-SUNRISE, whole genome shotgun sequence genome:
- the LOC110941975 gene encoding shikimate O-hydroxycinnamoyltransferase produces the protein MKVVVRESIMVRPAEETPIIKLCTSSLDRNTPNSHTLTVYFYRPNDAANFFDTKVMKDALSKALVTFYPLAGRFKLGEDGRVEIDCLGQGALFLEAESDGIIDDFGNFVPTSESLKLIPMVDSSLGIDSYPLLISQVTYFKCGGVSLGVGLHHHVVDGWSSLHFMNTWFNIARGLDITLLPVIDRALLRPRGPPQPIFEHVEYHPDPTLKSPLQVPLDKTKTINSVFKLTRDQLNVMKAKSKEDGNTINYSSFEILSAHVWKCVCKARGQPDDQDTRIIIPTDGRSRFQPPLPPGYFGNAIFRATTILTEGEIRSKPTWYTASKIHNALVNMNSNYLKSALDYLEQRQHLDHKPEAPSYNYTNLIIVSWARLPIYNADFGWGRPIFLGPALIPLEGLCFVLPSPINDGSLSIFIRLDVEQMKLFRDFFYVI, from the exons ATGAAGGTGGTGGTAAGAGAATCAATCATGGTGAGACCCGCAGAGGAGACACCAATCATAAAGCTATGTACCTCTAGCCTCGATCGCAATACCCCGAATAGTCACACACTAACGGTGTATTTTTACCGGCCCAATGATGCTGCCAACTTCTTTGATACAAAAGTGATGAAGGACGCTTTGAGTAAGGCTTTAGTTACGTTTTACCCACTGGCAGGACGATTTAAACTAGGTGAAGATGGTCGGGTTGAGATTGATTGTCTAGGACAAGGGGCGTTGTTTTTGGAAGCCGAGTCGGATGGCATTATAGATGATTTTGGTAACTTTGTGCCCACATCAGAGTCCTTGAAGCTCATTCCTATGGTCGATTCCTCGCTGGGAATTGACTCATATCCGCTATTAATCTCCCAG GTAACATACTTTAAATGTGGTGGGGTTTCGCTAGGAGTTGGTTTGCACCATCATGTGGTGGATGGGTGGTCCTCGTTGCACTTCATGAACACATGGTTTAATATAGCTCGAGGTCTTGACATCACTCTCCTACCCGTCATAGACCGGGCCCTACTCCGACCACGGGGCCCACCACAACCAATTTTTGAGCACGTTGAATATCACCCGGATCCAACACTGAAGTCACCACTACAGGTCCCATTAGataaaaccaaaacaatcaacTCAGTTTTCAAGTTAACACGAGACCAACTCAATGTGATGAAAGCAAAATCAAAGGAAGATGGTAACACAATCAACTACAGTTCTTTTGAAATTCTCTCGGCCCATGTCTGGAAGTGCGTGTGTAAAGCTCGTGGGCAGCCAGACGATCAAGACACCAGGATCATAATCCCAACCGATGGACGATCTCGCTTTCAACCACCACTTCCACCGGGCTATTTCGGAAATGCTATCTTCAGAGCCACCACCATACTGACAGAGGGCGAAATTCGGTCAAAACCCACCTGGTACACTGCAAGTAAAATCCATAATGCGTTAGTGAATATGAATAGCAATTATCTAAAATCAGCACTGGATTATCTGGAACAACGCCAACACCTTGATCATAAGCCTGAGGCCCCTTCTTATAACTACACGAACCTTATTATAGTAAGCTGGGCTAGGCTCCCGATCTACAACGCTGACTTCGGATGGGGACGGCCCATCTTTCTTGGGCCTGCACTGATCCCGTTAGAAGGTTTGTGTTTTGTGTTACCAAGCCCGATAAATGACGGAAGCTTATCCATCTTCATTAGGCTAGATGTTGAACAGATGAAGCTTTTCAGGGACTTCTTTTATGTGATCTGA
- the LOC110941978 gene encoding shikimate O-hydroxycinnamoyltransferase produces MKVVVRESTIVRPSEETPMVKLWISCLDLIAPNFYTLMVYFYRPNGAPNFFDMKVMKDALSRALVAFYPLAGRLTQGEDGRSNIDCQGQGVLFLEAGSDGVIDDFGDFAPQSELLKLFPLLGIDLDPLLVLQVTYFKCGGVSLGVGLHHRVMDGVSTMHFMSTWSNIARGLDITLPPIIDRTLLRAQDPPQPVFEHVEYHTDPKIPSDETRTVYSFFDLTRDQLNTLKAKSREADASTISYSSFEILSGHIWKCVCIARGLRDEQTTKLKIAVDGRARLQPPLPPGFFGNVIFTAAAEATAGEIQSKPFWFASSKIHNALAMMTNNYLKSALNYLEQHLDLKGEDYNQTNLQVISWAGLPVQDFGWGRPIYVGPVRIPSGCRCYVLSSKIDDGALSILIGLEVEQMKIFSKLLYATITDRFISSL; encoded by the exons ATGAAAGTGGTGGTGAGAGAATCGACGATTGTGAGACCATCGGAGGAGACACCAATGGTAAAGTTATGGATCTCTTGCCTCGATCTTATTGCCCCCAACTTTTACACACTAATGGTGTATTTTTACCGGCCCAATGGTGCTCCCAACTTCTTTGATATGAAAGTGATGAAGGACGCTTTGAGTAGGGCATTGGTTGCGTTTTACCCACTTGCAGGGCGACTTACACAAGGCGAAGACGGTCGGAGTAATATCGATTGTCAAGGACAAGGTGTGTTGTTTTTGGAAGCCGGGTCTGATGGTGTTATCGATGATTTCGGTGACTTTGCACCTCAATCTGAGTTGTTGAAACTCTTTCCCTTGTTGGGAATTGATTTAGATCCTTTGCTCGTTTTGCAG GTAACTTACTTCAAATGTGGTGGGGTTTCGCTAGGAGTAGGTTTGCACCATCGTGTCATGGATGGGGTGTCCACGATGCACTTCATGAGCACATGGTCCAATATCGCTCGTGGCCTTGACATCACTCTCCCACCCATCATTGACCGGACCCTCCTCCGTGCACAAGACCCACCACAACCCGTTTTTGAGCACGTCGAATACCACACAGATCCAAAAATCCCATCAGATGAAACCAGAACCGTCTACTCATTTTTCGATTTAACACGAGACCAACTCAATACACTCAAAGCAAAATCAAGGGAAGCTGATGCTAGCACAATTAGCTACAGCTCTTTTGAAATTCTCTCGGGCCATATTTGGAAGTGCGTGTGTATAGCCCGCGGGCTGCGAGACGAACAGACCACCAAGCTCAAAATTGCGGTCGATGGACGGGCTCGCTTACAACCACCACTTCCACCTGGCTTTTTCGGTAATGTGATCTTCACAGCCGCTGCTGAAGCGACTGCTGGCGAAATTCAATCCAAACCTTTCTGGTTTGCTTCAAGTAAAATCCATAATGCTTTGGCGATGATGACTAACAATTATCTAAAATCAGCACTAAATTATCTGGAACAACACCTAGATCTAAAGGGTGAGGATTATAATCAAACGAATCTTCAAGTAATAAGTTGGGCTGGTCTCCCAGTTCAGGACTTTGGATGGGGCCGGCCCATCTACGTGGGCCCTGTACGGATTCCATCAGGATGTAGGTGTTATGTGTTATCAAGCAAGATAGACGATGGGGCCTTATCAATCCTCATTGGGCTGGAAGTTGAACAAATGAAGATTTTCAGCAAATTGTTGTATGCAACAATAACGGACCGTTTTATCAGTAGtttatag